A stretch of Deltaproteobacteria bacterium DNA encodes these proteins:
- a CDS encoding DUF4390 domain-containing protein, with translation MCSYNSIPPAMMKGPHNKIFLPFLLLFVCLVSALDPRGARAEEAEIRDVLITNTTEQVLVYFRVTDCFTEEMEEAIHAGIPTTFTFTIELHRKRGFWWDKLEFAREIKHTIKYDNVKKLFYVAFTEDGKRPEQFTDFAEAKTAMSDVNGVAIMPLRNMIRGSTYYLRAKAELEAVKLPLHLEYVFFFVSLWDFETEWITKEFVY, from the coding sequence GTGTGCAGTTACAACAGTATACCGCCGGCCATGATGAAAGGTCCCCATAACAAGATATTTCTTCCGTTCCTGCTGCTTTTCGTCTGTCTGGTCTCAGCCCTTGATCCACGCGGCGCCCGTGCCGAAGAGGCCGAAATCCGGGACGTCCTGATCACGAACACCACCGAGCAGGTCCTTGTCTATTTCCGGGTGACCGATTGTTTCACCGAGGAAATGGAAGAGGCCATCCATGCCGGGATACCGACCACCTTCACCTTCACCATTGAGTTGCACAGAAAGCGGGGCTTCTGGTGGGACAAACTCGAATTCGCCCGCGAGATCAAGCACACGATCAAGTATGACAATGTGAAGAAGCTCTTTTACGTTGCCTTCACCGAAGATGGCAAACGACCCGAGCAGTTCACCGATTTTGCAGAGGCTAAAACCGCCATGTCCGACGTGAACGGCGTCGCCATCATGCCCCTGAGAAACATGATCAGGGGAAGCACATATTACCTGCGGGCAAAGGCCGAGCTTGAGGCGGTCAAACTGCCCCTTCATCTTGAATACGTGTTCTTTTTCGTTTCACTCTGGGACTTTGAAACGGAATGGATCACCAAGGAATTCGTGTATTAA